In one window of Mobula hypostoma chromosome 1, sMobHyp1.1, whole genome shotgun sequence DNA:
- the LOC134343002 gene encoding delta-type opioid receptor-like, which yields MDTSVVITREDMDSKCILQSSEECSLTIFQNSAFPNISYFWENNTDFLDFYGNGTVSTLIPFIITAVYSVVFVVGLVGNCLVMYVIIRHTKMKTATNIYIFNLAAADALTTSTMPFQSAYYLMGSWPFGDVVCKIVASIDYYNMFTSIFTLTMMSIDRYIAVCHPVKALDFRTPLNAKVVNVFIWLLASIIGIPAIVLGATKIGNDTIECALQFPHPYNYWDTVLKISVFIFAFVIPILIISVCYSLMILRLKSVRLLSGSREKDRNLRRITRMVLIVVAVFIICWTPIHIFVLVELMVKVPNTSAVSAGYYFSVALGYTNSSLNPILYAFLDENFKRCFKDFCCSSGLKLELQTSNRVRTAAQNAAVFHHSTANTNQEV from the exons ATGGACACCTCAGTTGTAATTACAAGGGAAGACATGGATTCTAAGTGCATTTTGCAGTCCTCTGAAGAATGTAGCCTGACCATCTTCCAAAACAGCGCTTTCCCAAACATTTCTTACTTCTGGGAAAACAACACTGACTTCCTTGATTTCTACGGAAACGGCACAGTGAGCACCCTGATCCCATTCATAATTACCGCTGTCTACTCGGTGGTTTTTGTAGTGGGGTTAGTGGGCAACTGCCTAGTTATGTACGTGATCATCAG GCACACCAAGATGAAGACGGCTACCAATATCTACATTTTCAATCTTGCTGCAGCAGATGCTCTAACAACAAGCACAATGCCATTCCAGAGTGCCTACTATTTAATGGGGTCATGGCCATTTGGAGATGTGGTGTGTAAAATAGTAGCCTCCATTGATTATTACAATATGTTCACGAGCATCTTTACATTGACAATGATGAGTATTGATCGATATATAGCTGTCTGTCATCCAGTGAAGGCATTAGATTTCCGCACTCCTTTGAATGCCAAAGTAGTGAATGTGTTCATCTGGCTTCTTGCCTCGATTATTGGGATTCCTGCCATAGTGTTGGGGGCCACAAAAATAGGAAATG ATACAATTGAATGTGCATTGCAGTTCCCACATCCTTACAATTACTGGGACACAGTGCTGAAAATCTCTGTGTTCATCTTTGCCTTTGTTATTCCCATTCTTATCATCTCTGTATGCTACAGTTTGATGATCTTGCGTCTAAAGAGTGTGAGACTGCTCTCAGGTTccagagagaaagacagaaaCTTACGACGAATCACACGAATGGTCCTCATTGTTGTTGCAGTTTTTATCATCTGTTGGACTCCCATTCACATTTTTGTGTTGGTTGAGCTTATGGTAAAGGTGCCAAACACCTCGGCAGTATCTGCTGGCTATTATTTCTCAGTTGCTCTCGGATACACCAACAGCAGCCTTAACCCTATTCTCTATGCTTTCCTTGATGAAAATTTTAAAAGATGTTTCAAAGATTTTTGTTGCTCCTCAGGGCTGAAGTTGGAGTTGCAGACGAGCAACAGGGTAAGGACTGCCGCACAGAATGCTGCAGTATTTCACCATAGCACAGCGAATACCAACCAGGAGGTATGA